Sequence from the Erythrolamprus reginae isolate rEryReg1 chromosome 2, rEryReg1.hap1, whole genome shotgun sequence genome:
ttagactttttaatgtcaaattgttattttagattttaattattagatttgttaccatgtattgtttttattactgttgtgagccaccccaagtctatggagagtaATATTTACAGTTGCATCCCAGCGGTCAGTTGTTTCGCTGGATTTGGCATTAATTATTAGTTGAGCCCCACCCGGGGGCCTAGGATGTCATAATATATTTTCGAAGTATATGTGCTGAACTGAGCAGTGCAGCTTTCTGcatttgactgatggtgattttgtcgaTCTTGAGCTGTTTTAAATATAACTCCAGTGCTTTTGGCAGAGCACCCAGTGTTCCAATCACCACTGGAATTATCACTGCTGGTCTGTGCCATAATCATTGAATTTTGGTTTTTAAGTCCtgatattttgcaatttttttcatgATACTTTTCATCGACCTTGCTATCCCCTGGTATATTATACTATccctggtattattattattaccattactattattttattgatCTCTGCTCTCTGGGGTATCCATTTAGTGGATTATTTAATGGActccaataaaccaataaaaaggATATTCCTGCAGGAATCCAATGTCTGGTGAGTGATTGTCTAAAGGCTCTCACAATCAAACAATGGGTGCAGTCATTACACAGGATGAAGACAAGACCTATTGGCCACAAGGTCTTCAAGCAGGAGCTACAAATCCAAAATTACCCCCAGACaacggtgggctacaagccggaacgctaaattgcgctcacccccatggctcgtaagttcttgcaagaccatcatgattttgctgctgcacctatggtggtagcaaaattgcgcccatgtttcggcgaggttttacctgtggtgcagcagcaaaatcgcgctggtcccacaagaacttatgagccgtggtggcgagcacaatttagcgttccggctcctagcccaccactgcccccagACCACCTTCCTCACAAGCTAGAGCAACTTCTATGGAACAAGATTTCCCactaggtttttttcttcttgctgTCGTTCCTCCTTGAATAAATTTCTCTGGCTCATTTCCATCATTTAGTGCTTAATTTGAGGAAAGTATTCATTATTCCCAAATGACAAGCAAGCATGTCTTAGCTGGTTGCACTTCCATTTAGCCTTCACGTGGGGTGTGTATGGCAGGACAGACTTATGTCACCATTCTAAAAAGCCTTAGGGCACACCCAACGACATTATTCAAAAAGACGATCAACTGCAATCACAACCAATCCCACCTCCTTGACAATATATATAAGAGAAGAAACCTTAAAACCTAGAGCTCACAGCTACACCTGCCTCTGCTTCACAGACTgtgtcctctctttctttctgtactTCTTTCTTCATCCTCCCCAACTAAAATGTCTCACCGAGCCAACTTCAGAATTCAGAGGAGAGGCTTCAGTAACTCATCCGCCATCCTACCTAACTTGTGTCGCACCAACTGGAGCTCACAAAGTGTGGGCAGAGGTGGAAGCTGTGGCACTGGCTGGGCCCGGGCCGGTGGGGCTGGTTTTGGCAGCCAAAGCCTTTACAATCTTGGTGGACCCAGGAGAATCGCGGTTGGAAGCAGTTATAGCGGCGGCTTTGGGTATGGTGGTGGAGTTTGTAATGGCTAtgctgttggtggtggtggtattggTGCAGGCTACGGGCTAGGTGGAGCTGGTTTTGGTGGAGGGAGAGGGGACACATGCTTCCCAGTTTGCCCACCAGGCGGAATCCAAAAAGTAACTATCAATCCCCAACTGTTGGCGCCTCTCAAACTGGAGATTGACCCCACCATAGAGAACGTTCGCAAAGAAGAAAGAGAGCAGATCAAGACACTCAACAACAAGTTTGCCTCCTTCATAGATAAGGtgagaataaataaatgatttcttTTGCTATTTCAGGTTGCCATGGATTGGGGAAAGAGCTCAAGACAGAGCCTTCCTCCAGCTCCTCTTGCAATTTTCATTGATTTCATCACAGCTGTTATTTATCACTGGCTGGCACCAGCTAGATGAGATTATGGAGCTGCAAATTTTTTCCCAAGTCTTGCTGCTGCACTTGCAGTAGCAAACTAATTGGAGTAATGCTATGGGGAATTTCTTTTCCAGTTGCAGAAAGACTAGAGAGCCTGGAAACATTTCTGAAGTTAAGATTATATTTTCTCTGACACAAATCTCAGTAGGTCAGCAGAGCTTCTCATTAGACAGCAATAATGGGGGAATGAGGTGTAATcaaactgtatgtatgtatgtatgtatgtatgtatgtatgtatgtatgtatgtatgtaccagaCAATCATTCTCACTGTTCAACCCCCAGCCCAGTCCAATGTGTGGGgaaagagccaggtcttcacgaCCTTCCAGAAGGTCAAAAGGGTAGGGATATCTCAGAACTCTTTTTTGGGGGAAGGGGGCAGTCCCAAAAGGTTGGGATGGCCATTCAGATAGTGCAATTTGAAGCCACGGAATCTTTTTTTCCTGACTAGTAACCATGAATCGAACTGCTTTGAAACACTCTGTGACTGTGATCCTTTAGCCTAGAAATGTAAAATATGCAGATATGATGTAGTTCttgcttcaggaaaaaaaaaacttttgcagagTTTGAGAAAGGATTAGATCATGACGAGTAATGAGAGATACGGAAGCGGCATATATCACACTCAAAGTGTGTGCAGGATGATGCCTGAGTAGGCGTAGAGTTATTTCACTCATTCTTGCATTCATGCCTTCATCTACAATTGCAGTTTGCCTCATTTCAAAGTGTTTATTAGAAattagaaagatcagaagcaacgtgagaaaatattattttaccgaaagggtagtagatgtttggaacaaacttccagcagacgtggttggtaaatccacagtaactgaatttaaacatgcccgggataaacatagatccattgtaagataaaatacaggaaatagtataagggcagactagatggaccatgaggtcttttgctgccgtcaatcttctatgtttctaaatacttATGCAATAATGGGGTACTTTTTGACGTGAGAATTGCAGCATTGATGAGGTAGACAATTACACAGGTAGCTACACTCCCATACACAAATTAGTCTAGAGGAATATGTACTTATTTGAataccacctttattatttttacaaataactcaaggcagcaaacattattattattattattattattattattattattattattattattattattattaattggatttgtatgccgcccctctccgcagactcggggcggctaacaacaatgataaaaaacaacatgtaacaatccaatttaataaacaactaaaaacccttattataaaaaccaaacatacacacaaacataccatacataacttgtaatggtctaggggaaggaatatcctaactcccccatgcctggcgacaaaggtgggtcttgagtaatttgtgaaagacaaggagggtgggggccgttctaatctctggggggagttgattccagagggccagagccgccacagagaaggctcttcccctggggcccgccaaacgacactgtttggtcgacgggacccggagaaggccaactctgtgggaccttatcggccgctgggattcgtgcggtagaaggcggttccagatgtattctggcccaatgccatgtagggctttaaaggtcattaccaacactttgaattgtgaccggaaaccgatcggcagccagtgcaggccgcggagtgttgcagaaatgtggacgaatctaggaagccccacgatgactctcgcggccgcattctaccTACACATCTTTGTTCTTCTGTTTTTTTAAGAGGGCTCTGTGAGATAAGTTAGGCTGAGAGACagagactggcccaaggtcatgcAGTTAACACATAGCTAGAGGGCACTAGATACAGGAAGGCTAACTATTGTgggcagaagggagggagggaggaaggaaggaaggaaggaaggaaggaaggaaggaaattaaagCAATAATAAAAGTAGGATTTTTGCACAATCTGCTCAAGAATACACCAAAACAATTTGAGAATTTTACCAGGGATTACAGTAGGATTTGCCTCTCCAACCCCCAAATGTGTGTCTTTATGCCTCCAGGTGCGGTTCCTTGAGCAACAGAATAAAGTGCTGGAAACAAAATGGTCTCTGCTTCAGGAACATGACCAGAAACAGGTGAAGAGTAACATTGAGCAACTTTTCAATGATTACATCAACGCTCTTAGGACACAGCTGAGTGATCTGGAGAAGGAGAAACTAAGGCTGGAGGGAGAACGACATAACACCCAAAACCTTGTAGACGACTACAAGAACAAGTAAGACTTTTAGAACTTCAGCTTTCCTCCAAGTTCCATCTTACTCcctcttctatgcatgtgcatgccagcaagCCAGGTGATGGCCTGGACAGGACCTTGTGGTTTTCTTGGTAAGGTTTTCCAGAAGTCATTTGCCATTTCCTGCTTCCTAGAGCCgagagtaactggcccaaagtcatggaGTTGGCTTGGTACCTAAGATGGGATTTAAAAGTCACAATTTCTCAGTTACCAGTCTGGTGCTTTAACTACTACCCCAAAGTGGCTCTTAAAGTTTTTAGCCCTTCAGTTTTCCTCCCTTGTTTACACCTTTGCTGATATTGCAGCTAAAAATCTCGCAACAGGATCTGTTAAAAAACAAAAGGGCTCAGGTGGTTTGCCAACTAGTTGTGATGGATAAAAGAACCACAGATTAAAAATTGCAGAAGTTTTACTAGATTTCTCTAAGTAGATGGTATTATTTTCTCCTCCCCAAATAGGTATGAAGATGAGATCAATAAACGCACGGAAGCAGAGAATGACTTTGTAACCCTCAAGAAGGTGAGAGTCTGTCTGCAATATGAACCCTTTGCAGAAAGGCAGCCAGTGCTGTGATGTTAAAAGATGGGACTATCCCAAAAACAAGCACATTAGCCTCAATTAGGACATACATATAcacaagggtgggctgctgcctggaccggaggggggggggtggcccacaacacagtggggtagtgaaaatggagctccaccccagagcacccaatttgcactgaaagatgttgaaagaaaatgcagggcgtcctgcattagTCATGCCCACAATGtgctagtaaaaaatttggtagcccttcactgcatatacatacatacatacatactgtacatatatgtatacatattttaatattaaacacTTAATTACACAGGAAGTAATAATGAATTAATAACTCTGTAGTCCTTTAACTCCTAGCCCTTAAATCCAGTGTTTTCTTTTTAGGACGTGGATGCTGCCTACTTGGTCAAATCagaactagaaactaaattacAGTCTTTAGCTGACGAGATTGATTTCCTTAGAGCCTTATATGAAATGGTAAGCCTCAATAGTGTTTTCTTTGAACTCTGCTCTATTATGCAATTAGATGTCCTGCCAAAGAGATAGCTACCCTATTGGTTTACTTTCCAGAAATTGTTTCTCTGTGACAACTCCTGTTTTCCCCACTCTTCAATAAACAAGATAGCTAAAAAAGAAATGTATAGCATATTTTGATATAGGGAGGGAAgacaggagggaggaaaaaaggagacaaggaaaaagtaaggaaggaaaaaagaaagaaagaaagagagagagagagagaaagagaaagaaaaaaaatcaaaatatgttGAAAATCCCTCAATTAAATTAAAGAACGCAAAAAGTTACAAAATAGATTCAGAATTAAGAATTACCGTAAGTAAGAATTCCTGCAGTTTCCAGAATCCCAAGATCTAAAGATAAATGCTCTCATTAACGAAAAACATTGATCTGGCATTTGGTAACTCCAAAACTCTCCTGTACAAGTTATAAATAATGAATTGTACTTagtagagatgggttcctccatcaacccgctggtgatgccCTGCTGATGTCatggattggtcagtgctggtccatgggcaccggcatcttctttttttaaaaaaatgttgaaaaaaaattcagaaattttttttttggggggggggggtattttctGTGGGGGTTTTTTCCTTCTGTACATGTACAGTGGCTGAGTTTCCAGGACTGCACATGCATCATcatcttattttcagcttttttaaaaaaaaacaattttttttttgcaccatgCATGTGTGCGCTTTATGCGCACACCTTCATGAAGCACAACCATGcaatgcaggaggaagcaaacaggTAGCGAGGTAAGGTAGAACCCAACCCTGGTATTTAGGAAATGGATTCTTAAATTTGATAAGTGGAAAGACACATATGACTTTTTAGGTAAACAGTACTGAGGATTCTGTATCCCGTGCAGTTCTTTGGATTGCTCCATAGACATTTTTTAACAGCTTTCATCTCAACCTGTCCTTTCTGGTCCGCGGTATTTTCAATCAATGAACATGACTATtagaaaaaagtttaaaataattttttggggaaaaaagagtAAACTGATGATGAACAAGGACCCCTTCCAAATTCCCTTACTTACCTAATAGAAAGGACCACTTGCTCTAAATTTTGAATTAGGTGCTTGCCAAGGCCCAACCTTTTTGTGTATATTTTCTGAGTGGACTATTCCTATCACACGTGCAGGAACTGGCAGAGCTACAGAGGCAGATCTCTGACACTTCGGTGATTTTGTCCATGGACAACAACCGCTGCCTGGACCTCAACAGCATCATTGCTGAAGTCAAAGCCCAGTATGAAGAGATTGCAAACAAAAGCAGGGCGGAGGCTGAGGTTTGGTACCAAAACAAGGTAAATCATCATCCAGAAAGTCGGGTGGGTGAGATGTTGCTGCCCTACAGTGAATAAGCTGTGAGGGGAGGCCAAATGTTTTCTTCTAAAATTTGATTAACAAAGCCAAGCCAGTTGGACGGACGTTGCCTCTTCTCCTTTCACATTCTCCCATCAATCCTTTCTGGTAAATCTCTTAGCAGTCAGGGAAACCGCATGCATGCCACTTTGGCCTCTTGTAGAGTACAAGGGTTGAAAATCCAATTTCTCCCTATTtccttttaaatttgttttggcctcatcagctagccatacccacttggacttgaacctgcaacctttgccttgtaaggcagagaatgatcctctaggctacagtattctggcgacgtttcgacgaggtctcactcgtcatcctcaggctggtgtttctgtccttcttctcaggcgaacactgcgaaacctgagctgcattccttctataaatactggtggctgggtgtggtttgatggctcagcatatgtatatatatatatgtaccctTTGATGCTTAATTGTCATTATTCTATAATTTTAAAACCTTTGACCTTAActtggtttttaaatttaatgttAATTAATGCTGTAGTTATTTAGCTATATTAGATTATACATCGGCCAGAGTTCCTCTTTGGAAGGAGGTGGTTTAGACTTGTGAAATGTAAATAAACAAATGTAAGATTTGCCATGCAAAATAGCTTGGGGCATCAGATAGCGGGAGAGTAATAGACAAACAGAATGAATCAATCTGACTCCCTCCCTTAATTAAACAGTTAAATTACAGTAGCTGCCTTCCACTTTTTTTAGTATGAGGAACTCCAGGATACTGCTGGAAGGCACACTGATGACCTTCGTAATGCCAAGCAAGAGATTTCAGATCTTAAGCGACATGTCCAAAGGCTGAAGGCTGAAATTGAAGCTGTGAAAAAGCAGGTAGGTTACTATGATCTCCCAAAGTTGTGATCATTCATCGGTGCAGCTCAGTTATACTTCTGGCCTGAAAGAACATTGTAATATGTCATCATATTACATTCCTAGATTATTCCTAGGTTcctagattattgggggcaatatgctgattccgtaaaccgcttagagagggttgtaaaagcaatgtgaagcagtatataagtctaagtgctattgctattgaaatgctttattttttttatcttaaCGCTACTTTTTTGCATACATTTAAATTCAAAATTAGCAATACTCATACATGAAACACAGAGGACATGCTGGCAGAAAGTTATCGCTTTACATTACTTCCCTGCAAAACAGAGTAGAGCACAGCACCTGTGATGCTCATCCTTATAATTTTTACAAAATCAATGATTTTTTTACAAATAGCCGCAAGTCTAATTCAttccttattaattaattatttgtcaATTAATTGGTATTGTAAATTACTAAACTCACCTGGCCAGCATACAAATGCAAGCAGCCATCTTCTCCCtggatttctcttttttttccatttataCCACAGCAGAAGTGGTTTcctgctggtttggactggttctacagaactggtaatggaaattccccctccccaccccgctCGCCAAACTGACAGTGACCTGg
This genomic interval carries:
- the LOC139159467 gene encoding keratin, type II cytoskeletal 6A-like: MSHRANFRIQRRGFSNSSAILPNLCRTNWSSQSVGRGGSCGTGWARAGGAGFGSQSLYNLGGPRRIAVGSSYSGGFGYGGGIQKVTINPQLLAPLKLEIDPTIENVRKEEREQIKTLNNKFASFIDKVRFLEQQNKVLETKWSLLQEHDQKQVKSNIEQLFNDYINALRTQLSDLEKEKLRLEGERHNTQNLVDDYKNKYEDEINKRTEAENDFVTLKKDVDAAYLVKSELETKLQSLADEIDFLRALYEMELAELQRQISDTSVILSMDNNRCLDLNSIIAEVKAQYEEIANKSRAEAEVWYQNKYEELQDTAGRHTDDLRNAKQEISDLKRHVQRLKAEIEAVKKQCANLKARIAEAEERGDLALEDARQKLSDLEDALKKAKQEMGRQIKDYQDLLNMKLGLDIEIATYRKLLEGEECRLTNDAADAVNISVLSSRISNGSAAGSGLGYGSSLSMGGGGCFVTGGGGGGNIVDLGGGSCSSMKFISRPPTSYIS